taaatgaattgcttattttgtgtagtctagtgtactgcactgcaagtttatttttgcttctaacgttcaaattattgcagtcacattttcttttaaattttgatatatttttgtgaacatacattttaaaagttaaaaggtTAAACAGTAATTGCAACAAAATTAACATAACATTTTAGACTGactttaagtcaaagtcaaagtcaaagtcaaaaatatctttattcaagtaggcccacaggtggcacttttgatgcgtacataagaattacacggtagtgagatgatggcgataaccacattcgtaaacttaaaactaaagctacgagggttccaaacgcgtcccggtctaagaagaagcccacaacaaacttagccgggtgttttttttttttttttttgttatcgccatctcacaatgtcattttaaattattagaagagcaacctggttagagcaataatttacacccaagcttttttatcgttgacgtagtcctttatactataataggacttttctataagcttacgtttaatacaaactttgaactttttaagagacatctccaagatgtcaattggtagtttattgtaaaattgtatgcaatttcctttaaacgaattatgaattttatgtaacctagtatattgcactgtaagtttattcttacttctaatgtttaaattattgcagtcacattttttcttaaatttagaaatgtttttatggacgtacattaaattttcaaatatgtactgactatacactgtcattattttaaaatctttaaatttatctctcaatgactctctcggacccattttgtagatagaacgaacagccctcttctgcagcacgaaaatagtgctaatatcagcagcattaccccaaagtaaaattccatatgacataatgctgtgaaagtaactaaaatataccagtctagcagtttctacgtcggtcatatggcgtatcttctttaccgcataggcagcagaactaagcctgttcgataaattatttacatgagggccccattgaagtttagaaactaacgttattcctagaaaaactgtcgtatcctccagtttcagttcctcattattaaaaaGACTATCAAGTGCGCGTCAATTCCGTGATCCGACTGGTTCATGTACGATTTGTTTCTTTATGCCATTGTGTTATGCACGTTCTCAACATACTTAGTCATGATTTTTTGATGttatttcattcaaaaaaaaattcacttatgaagcgtttatacataaaGCATGtaaacactaatgttaggtgattgtgataactgcattcgttaacttaaaaataaagctaggagggttccaaacgcgccctgctctatgAAGAGTTCACAAAAAAACTTAGCCTGGTTATTAAACTACTTAgcaaatttgaatttgcaattttttataacaGGCCACTAGTGGACTAAAGTCCTCCCCCAAATGGGAGGGTTTtggccagcagtggactggACTGGAGATGGTAGTAGGAGCCTCATGACCTCTGTaactttcgcagacgatatgcagatgacactaatttatctATGTTTCTTGTTTATacccactttttgtttatcttatattattaaacgagcaattcttgtatatataattggaatctcagagTCGTctctaacgattttcatgaGATTTAGTATGCAGGGGGTTTCGGTggcgataaatcgatttagctaggattcatttttagaaaatgtcattttattcgtgttttccggtaataaccgatttggtcgCACGGGTCGGCTAGTATAGATTAATaggttgtcttacaaatactataagtatattgtgaagctacagtaggTATGGTATGCTTAATGTCAGAAATAACCACGGTGGCTTCTCGGGACGAGCTCTTACAAAAGGCTCTCCTACCAGCAGAGGTGTCCCATGTAATCCCCGACCCCCGGTCGCAGGCGTTGCAGAACGCGAGCTTGCAGTCGCTACGCGCGGCGGGCGGCGGGCTCGCGTGCGCGGGCGCGCGCGCCATGTGCGTCGGCGCCGTGTGCACGCACGCGCCCAACTACCTGGCCGGCAGGTGCGGACTACACCTATTActttttcttattccactacgTTAGGtaaccctcgactgcaatctcacgtgagcgagtgagagtatggtagtctacgcgacatcgcaccggaacactaaaccgcttagcggcacctctttgtccGTAGcgaaaacctcccaccagaccagacaaaattcagaaattataaattcccaaattgctcaaataggcacatagacacttttgatgcgtacacagtgcgtgtaaaatatatacatagaaatgagatgatggcgataacgacattcgtaaacttaaaaatatacccTCGTTGTCCAAACGCGGTCtaagaaatatttcatttatatattactagcttctACCCGTGAGTACCTCTCTTctcgttcgttaacaatttctTATCCTACGACGGGAACTATGTGAGtaatagaaagtacatgtccttttccatagcataggtgataagcataccaaatttcaaagctgtctgcccgcggcttagctcgtaaacgattttcaattttcctatgttctgttgtattttattaattttcaaggttgcctatgttcttttccatgtcacgggctacatgcatgccaaatttcatccaaatccgttgaGCCACTTTTGCGTGATAGAGTaccaaacatccacactttcacatttataatattagcaggataTTTCGCACACAACTCTTTCTTTaggaaaacaaaattacatattttttccctATCATGTGAAACTCACGTAATAATGGCGGTTATTCATTACCCGGTTAGTAGACGCCGTTTTTTTATAGCAGATACATTAATTGGGCTTATGTATGAACCAGGTGTTGcccgcggttttttggttttctcatgaatcctgcgggaaccgtacattttcccgggattgaaagcagcctatgtgttaatccaaggtttaatctatctccattccaaaattcaatttaattatttcagtatcagtagtttttgcgtgaaagagtaacaaatagCCTTCCACCTTTACaaactctcgcatttataatattcgtagcATGGGGTTCAAATTTCCCTAAAAAAGGGGAAACTTATAAAATGTCATATTTTTATATCCAAGGTACATAAAATTAAGTCGCCACCTGCCGCAGTCGCCGTGGATACTGGAAGGGAAACGAGTTTTACCGTCCTCTGTCCAAGAGATCATATACAAACCCTTAGCGGATTTGTACAAGTAAGTTGAGCTCCCATTCACATTCTCTTCTACTCCTTTTGTACTTTCCGCCAAATTGGACCTTCTACCTTttcgctctattttatttttatttctgtgaAATTAAtctgtggtgtataataaattcatataatTCATTCATATTGCATGTATGTAAATACACGACTGGGCCACATTTTTTTCCACTACCAGTTTTAGTCTTGCAACACGCGTAAACCTCGTGATCATTAGCATAAGAATCTTTATTGATCAAGGAGTAAATGAACCATACAGAAAATATGGTGTAACCTATTTATAACGGAGTTTCTGTAAATAAATAGGTTACAAGGTGCACGGTAAAATTTGGAGCCAACAGGGAGGCTAGTCGTcatttttgcatacaaaagCGACGTTTGGCAGCATAGATTGCAAgattacgcctgtcgcaagcgtGTCGTGATATACGTAATCACCCCGAGGGTGTTGTGCCCGCAGCCTGGCCGCCGAGCAAGCGGACGGCCGATTGAAGCTCATCGCGGCCGGCCGCGAGGACGTGGACGTGCGCTGCCTGGGAGAGGGCAGGCCGTTCGCCATCGAGGTACGTGCACACGTCACACGTCCCACTACACACACACGACGTTGGTGCATTTACACAAACACAATTGGCATCACGAACACCAGtacggtggccaccgactaTGCCTTTTTGTACATATATGATCTTTGTTACTTTATCAAGGTTTAAAACTTTATATAGTTATCCACttttaattatctataaaaattacatttcttCGTGAATGGGTTTCagtttatgaattattatttgattccTCTTCAAGTTAGCTTTTGTATGCCATCTCACCAACATGGCTGGTATGAGCAAGCGACATTTGTCTCCCCAGGATGAGGATACAATTTTATCTTCCTCTACCAGctgtatcaactctccgagcattagAGAAGTGCAAATAATATGTGTCATAATAAACAGGGTTaatcttctcctattccctgtggTGGTGCTTTGGCAGTTGAACACCTTAATTTTAACCCTTGTCCGGAGAaagaatagaatatttatttagctaaACATGGGTAGTAacaacatagaatataataatgatataaatattgttactaatgattaaatattaaagatacATTCTTGTAATTATAGGAACATATAACGATAGTTACTTTGAAGttgagatataataataattacgacTAATTACCaacaataaaattctaaattctgaattttcaataatacatattataatataattaatttaacgttTAATTTCAGTCTAATAATAATgactataaaaaagtttttaatttgaaatagtcGTTTacttcataattaaataattttaataacaaaaagcattaaataaatgatttaggAATTTTCTTATGTTTTGTCCGACAAATGATTGAAAGTCTCAGCCGCAGGTAtctcgatttaatattttgacctCTATTGAGATCTTTACTTTTCATTGGATATCatggggggatataattttaagtCTCAGACTACGCTAGCCGTGCTGTTGGGACTAAGAACCTTGTTATAAGTGTGCTGACACGCACTTGTATGTAACCGTTCGTGACGCATAATCATGTACAACGCCGCGCTGTGGTCAATTTAATAAGAATTGTTTCCAGATAACGGATCCTACAAGACAGTTGACGCCGGAGGAGCTCGCAAGTGCGTGCGAACATATATCCAAGAGCGGAGAGGTCATAGTGAAACAAATTGTACCTATAACCAGGTATATCAACACAATTTAATTCAATAGGTCCCTTGCGACGTCGTTCGCCTATAAGTCAACTTTGAAAGATAAGATTAACAGATGCTGTCGCAGActattttttagaacttttatagcggaacaactttgtcatacatgattttatcgaaactttaaccgctCAGCACTCCAACGCACGCAgcgaaagctctcaaaaggaaaaatacCCGATTTTGTAACATTTTCCATTGATGCTATACTCCTATTCATTTTAGCGTGATGATAATATATAGCCTTCCGCGATAAATATTCTATCCAACactaatgaaataatttttcgaatcggaccagtagttcctgagattgattcaaggaaacaaacaaactcatcaGCTTTATATATTGGTATAAGATTTGAACATATcaggtatatttaattttttatgacaTCGTTGTCTTGTTTCAGGGAAGATCTAATTCAGTTGAAGAAAGGCGAGGAGACGAAAAGCAAAACGTATGAAGCGATTTGTATAAAACTGTCTCACTCCAAATATGATGACGTGAGTAAACCGTAACAATAACATCGCTTCAACTTTATAGTGACTTAATAAACTACAATACAAGAATGAATTTACCTTTTAAGATCAAtatgtcattattatttttaggtatCTCCAGACAGTCCTATAAAAGTTACTCCAGAAGACTTAGCACGGATCAATTCCTTCAGAAATACTGCTCGTAATACAAAAGATACcgaaaataatatagaaaattcaaaatcaatatGCAATATATCTGGAGGTATAAAGGATACTACAGATAATCTTGACAATTGTGAATCTATGCACCAAGATGACAAAGACACAAGTGGAGTTCCTTTGAGAAGTCCAGATAATTTTGGAACTGTCAAGGAACCTAATAGTCAAGATGTTAAGGATGCTACAGATATTTTGGACAATTCTACTCCTTTGAAAGTCAAATTGGCTGATAATCCAGACAATCCTAATGATgacaaaaacaatgaaatagaTTTATCTGTGAATGTTCTAGAAATTAAAAATCGTGAAACGGACGCTGAAAGTGATATTGTTGACACACTAAAAAGTGACCAGAATGTTCTGGACTCTCCAGATAGTTCAAGAGATTTTCTGGACACATCTGTAGAGGTCCGAGAGTCAGAAAATCGGAATAACTGTGAAGATATCAGAATTATGATACAGCAGAAAACCCCCATAAGAGTGCTCCACAGGCGGCCCTTACTTACGAGGACCAGACATATACTCGAATTAAAAGCTGTAGAAGTTCCTGGTAAGATGTTTTTCTGTGTATTTTAAGCCGACGTTAATGAGAGAGTAGGTTCTCAATTTGAACTGTATCTTCTGTGATGTAACTTTGAGTTTATcgaatgatattttaataagtgtcttcaaaattatttctaaGAAATAAAGTGCAGATCCTCAGAGAATCAGATGACATAGATAACAGAAAATCAAACACAACCTGTTTACACAAattattacagtttatttaGAACTAGGTTTATTTAGGATAATAATCCGCCTGAGGAATAAATTTGGTTATTCCTATGCAACAACTGTCATTACGTCAATATTATTCCTTAGATCATTTAGTATTAGCCATAAATATGCGGCGCTGGCTAATGActtcattttaacattttttacttaattctAGACTctaaagt
This is a stretch of genomic DNA from Pararge aegeria chromosome 12, ilParAegt1.1, whole genome shotgun sequence. It encodes these proteins:
- the LOC120627961 gene encoding putative tRNA pseudouridine synthase Pus10: MNPKAVYKYCKHLGCCEACCLRYMGIKNPNAYENVANFVLKYQDEVDKPMRVIEQSQNIASKITDTKENLFDVSIREDLNNSNGNSLDINGADRKISNGDSDTNPPPSKRRKLDICVSCLGVLQEDNWMEGYVLVKDILFKKRYECATFACALSAPITTLLRERAITLRLADEFPGYDDKILTALKEAWKWSFGVKLATEINKTLDSGAISPLLITLNYDYADDLQELEILKQVSPQLFEERSKQKRRFVTEFTRRSVEQALQNASLQSLRAAGGGLACAGARAMCVGAVCTHAPNYLAGRYIKLSRHLPQSPWILEGKRVLPSSVQEIIYKPLADLYNLAAEQADGRLKLIAAGREDVDVRCLGEGRPFAIEITDPTRQLTPEELASACEHISKSGEVIVKQIVPITREDLIQLKKGEETKSKTYEAICIKLSHSKYDDVSPDSPIKVTPEDLARINSFRNTARNTKDTENNIENSKSICNISGGIKDTTDNLDNCESMHQDDKDTSGVPLRSPDNFGTVKEPNSQDVKDATDILDNSTPLKVKLADNPDNPNDDKNNEIDLSVNVLEIKNRETDAESDIVDTLKSDQNVLDSPDSSRDFLDTSVEVRESENRNNCEDIRIMIQQKTPIRVLHRRPLLTRTRHILELKAVEVPDHPQLFRMFVRTSAGTYVKEWAHGELGRSRPSLGDVLGAKVDMLALDVTAVHLQWPPQ